From Micromonas commoda chromosome 15, complete sequence, one genomic window encodes:
- a CDS encoding predicted protein, which translates to MSGDLACTYAALILSDDGQEVTGDKMDTIIKAAGVTIEPYWTMLFSKFLSGKPVEELIANVGAGGGGGAGGGGAAAGGDGGAAAAAEPEPEPEEEEEEAMDFDLFD; encoded by the coding sequence ATGTCTGGTGACCTCGCTTGCACctacgccgcgctcatcctcTCCGACGATGGTCAGGAGGTGACCGGTGACAAGATGGACACCATCATCAAGGCCGCTGGTGTCACCATCGAGCCCTACTGGACCATGCTCTTCTCCAAGTTCCTCTCCGGCAAGCCCGTTGAGGAGCTCATCGCCAACGTcggtgccggcggcggcggtggtgccggcggcggcggtgccgctgccggcggtgatggcggcgctgccgcggctgccgagcccgagcccgagcccgaggaggaggaggaggaggccatggACTTCGACCTCTTCGATTAA
- the SSIIIA gene encoding glycosyltransferase family 5 protein (candidate glycogen synthase), which translates to MDFVFASKPDGKGTFDNNNRLDYHVDIKGGVDKATGEKLKEPPLHIVSISVEMAPIAKVGGLGDVVTSLGRACQEEGHKVEVILPKYDTLDYSAIQDFKEITGFSWGATYNRVFHGKVEDIDTYFIDPENGMFRVGMIYGTDYLEIPMTDAERFGFFSKAALEFMLQSKRQPDIIHCHDWQTAPCAKAYWEDYAPYGLNNPRVVFTIHNLNYGAELIQEAMTYSQAATTVSRTYRDEVSGHESIHENIGKFHGVVNGIDPDIWDPANDDFLPRYYDETEVIEGKAACREALCAYSNIPNKPGVPMVGIVTRLTPQKGVHLIKRGVMRALERGCQVILLGTAPDPTIQQDFDMMFHQLKQNHHDFMAFHLYYNEPLSHLIYAGSDLLLVPSMFEPCGLSQLIAMRYGTVPVVRRTGGLNDTVFDYDVDHKKAEWEGMKPNGFSFDGMDDGAIDFALDRAINLAYDKPKDFRALQANCMSQDWSWNRPALEYIEIYHAARKPY; encoded by the coding sequence ATGGACTTTGTCTTTGCGTCCAAGCCCGACGGCAAGGGTACCTTCGACAACAACAACCGCCTCGACTACCACGTCGACAtcaagggcggcgtcgataAGGCCACGGGCGAGAAGTTGAAGGAGCCGCCGCTCCACATCGTTTCCATCTCGGTCGAGATGGCGCCCATCGCCAAGGTTGGCGGtcttggcgacgtcgtcacctCCCTCGGCCGTGCGTGCCAGGAGGAAGGTCACAAGGTTGAGGTCATCCTCCCCAAGTACGACACCCTGGACTACTCCGCCATTCAGGACTTCAAGGAGATCACCGGGTTCAGCTGGGGCGCCACGTACAACCGCGTGTTCCACGGCAAGGTTGAGGACATCGACACCTACTTCATCGATCCTGAGAACGGCATGTTCCGCGTCGGCATGATTTACGGCACGGACTACCTCGAGATCCCAATGACTGACGCGGAGAGGTTCGGATTCTTCTCCAAGGCCGCGCTCGAGTTCATGCTGCAGAGCAAGAGGCAGCCGGACATCATCCACTGCCACGACTGGCAGACGGCGCCCTGCGCTAAGGCGTACTGGGAGGACTACGCCCCCTACGGTCTCAACAACCCCAGGGTCGTGTTCACCATTCACAACCTTAACTACGGCGCTGAGCTCATTCAGGAGGCCATGACCTACTCCCAGGCGGCCACCACCGTGTCCCGCACGTACAGAGACGAGGTGTCCGGCCACGAGTCAATCCACGAGAATATTGGCAAGttccacggcgtcgtcaacGGCATTGACCCCGACATCTGGGATCCCGCCAACGACGACTTCCTCCCCAGGTATTACGACGAGACGGAGGTCATTGAGGGTAAGGCTGCGtgccgcgaggcgctctgCGCGTACAGCAACATCCCCAACAAGCCCGGCGTTCCCATGGTGGGTATCGTCACCCGACTCACGCCGCAGAAGGGTGTGCACCTCATCAAGCGTGGCGTCATGAGGGCTCTGGAGCGCGGATGCCAGGTGATCCTCCTCGGCACCGCGCCGGATCCCACCATTCAGCAGGACTTCGACATGATGTTCCACCAGCTGAAGCAGAACCACCACGACTTCATGGCTTTCCACCTGTACTATAACGAACCGCTCTCGCATCTCATCTACGCCGGCTCTGACCTGCTGCTCGTGCCGTCCATGTTTGAGCCCTGCGGCTTGTCGCAGCTCATCGCCATGAGGTACGGTACCGTGCCCGTGGTGAGGCGCACCGGTGGCTTGAACGACACCGTGTTCGACTACGACGTCGACCACAAGAAGGCAGAGTGGGAGGGTATGAAGCCCAACGGATTCTCGTTCGACGGGATGGATGACGGCGCGATCGACTTTGCCCTCGACCGCGCAATCAACCTCGCATACGACAAGCCCAAGGATTTCCGCGCGCTGCAGGCAAACTGCATGTCCCAGGACTGGAGCTGGAACAGGCCGGCGCTCGAGTACATCGAGATCTATCACGCCGCGCGTAAGCCCTACTAA
- a CDS encoding predicted protein, translating to MAKRLIPLLDRVLVEKIVAPTKSVGGIILPESAVSKINEAKVLAVGPGRRAAQNGDLIPMGVKVGDSVLLPDYGGQKVDLGDKDKELFLYSDQEILGVVESN from the exons ATGGCCAAGCGTCTCATCCCcctcctcgaccgcgtccTGGTGGAGAAGATTGTTGCTCCCACGAAGAGCGTGGGCGGCATCATCCTCCCGGAGTCGGCCGTGTCGAAG ATTAACGAGGCTAAGGTCCTCGCGGTGGGCCCGggcaggcgcgcggcgcagaaTGGCGATCTCATTCCCATGG GTGTGAAGGTTGGTGACAGCGTGCTACTGCCGGACTACGGCGGTCAGAAGGTCGACCTCGGGGACAAGGACAAGGAGCTCTTCCTCTACAGCGACCAGGAGATCCTCGGTGTGGTCGAGTCAAACTGA
- a CDS encoding predicted protein has translation MATSLLAPRATVAARHSVGRQHVGRKCAPARAVSRVALRPWAAPVLRREAVLARALSRDDDEDSFDEDDDTDIRCELDRVPGDGNKYTRVMLKVSGEALSGSSGFGIDPEVVQTIAREVAEASLAGVQVAVVVGGGNFFRGAQHEGKGLDRASADYMGMLATVMNAINLQAAVESNGVPTRVMTAFSIQEVAEPYIRRRAIRHLEKGRVVIFGAGTGNPFFTTDTGAALRAAEIGAQCVFKATMVDGVYDSDPRRNPDAQLYENLTYETVQRLGLGVMDQTAITLCQENDIPVVVFNLNTRGNIVHALRGGTVGTRVSSKMDAPQKNGAKNGAKRGAEQKGDAAKK, from the exons ATGGCGACTTCCCTCCTCGCGCCAAGGGCGACGGTTGCGGCGAGACACAGTGTCGGGCGCCAGCACGTGGGGCGAAAatgcgcgccggcgcgcgcggtgtctcgcgtcgcgctgcgaccgtgggcggcgccggtgctgAGGCGCGAGGCCGTTCTCGCGCGTGCGCTTTCCAGGGATGATGATGAGGActccttcgacgaggacgatgacaCGGACATCCGCTGCGAGCTCGACAG GGTCCCGGGCGACGGCAACAAGTACACCAGGGTTATGCTCAAGGTGAGCGGCGAGGCCCTCTCCGGCTCCAGCGGGTTCGGCATCGACCCCGAGGTTGTCCAGACCATCGCCAGGGAGGTTGCCGAGGCTAGCCTGGCTGGGGTGCAAGTCGCGGTGGTGGTTGGCGGCGGCAACTTCTTCCGGGGCGCGCAGCACGAGGGCAAGGGTTTGGACCGCGCTTCCGCCGACTACATGGGCATGCTCGCCACGGTCATGAACGCCATCAACCTGCAGGCTGCGGTGGAATCCAACGGCGTGCCCACGCGGGTCATGACGGCGTTTTCCATCCAGGAGGTTGCCGAGCCGTacatccgccgccgagccatCAGACACCTGGAGAAgggccgcgtcgtcatctTCGGCGCGGGAACCGGCAACCCCTTCTTCACCACggacaccggcgccgcgctgagggcCGCTGAGATTGGCGCGCAGTGCGTGTTCAAGGCGACCATGGTTGACGGCGTGTACGACTCAGACCCGCGGCGCAACCCGGATGCGCAGCTGTACGAGAACCTCACCTACGAGACCGTGCAGCGGCTGGGTTTGGGCGTGATGGATCAGACGGCCATCACGCTCTGCCAGGAGAACGACATCCCGGTCGTGGTGTTTAACCTGAACACGCGGGGGAACATCGTGCACGCGCTCAGGGGCGGAACCGTCGGAACCCGCGTGAGCTCCAAGATGGACGCGCCACAGAAGAACGGCGCCAAGAACGGCGCCAAGCGTGGGGCTGAGCAGAAGGGGGATGCGGCGAAGAAGTGA